The Microcoleus sp. FACHB-672 sequence GAGGCTGTGAAAAGCCTGGATATTTTTGTCCCGGAAACAGCGGCATTTAAAAATGTGCCAATCTCTAATTAGTCTGTTTTTTGGCCTGAGCAGAATGCAAATAAGTTAAGCGTCGCTGCATTCTGCTCAAATTTGAACGCCTAACTTTTTCCAGAAAGTAAGGTTTTTGACGCTACTTTCCAACTCAAAACTCAAAACTCACAACTCAGCACTCACTGTAACTTTTGCGAGAATTCGCTCTATGCCAGAGTAGACATTGAAGCGTTCCCCGCGCAGGAATCCGATTAGGGTGATGCCAAATTCTTGCGCGAGTGCGACTGCTAAACTGCTGGGGGCGGAAACCGCGCAGACAATTGGTACACTTGCAACCAGGCATTTTTGCAATATTTCAAAACTTGTTCGCCCACTCACCATTACAATGTTGCTAGAAAGGGGAAGATAATCTCCGAGAACTGCCCAGCCTATTAGTTTATCAAGAGCATTGTGCCGGCCTACATCTTCTCGCAATGCTAACAATCTACCTTCGGCATCGAATAAAGCCGCTGCGTGTAAGCCGCCGGTAGTTGCGAAAACTCGCTGAGCATTTCTCAACTTTTCTGGGAGGCTGTAAAATATTTCTGTTGAAACTGCCGGCCCTTCAGTAATGACGGGAGAACGTTGCAGGCGCAATGCTTCCAAGCTGGTTTTCCCGCACACCCCACAAGCGCTGGTTGTGTAAAAGTGGCGTTCCAAACTTACTAAATCTGGGCAGACATTGCCGGCAAGTTCCACATTCACAATATTATCGTGATTTTCGATATCCACGCCAGGATCGGTGCAGTGAGTCATGCGTTGGATATCTTGCCGGCTGTTAATTACACCTTCACTGTATAAAAAGCCTGCTGCCAGTTCAAAGTCATTTCCTGGCGTCCGCATGGTAATTGCAATCGTACGCCTCATGCCGGCGACAATCAAGCGAATTTCTAAGGGTTCTTCTGTGGCAAGACGATCTGAACGCGATTGTACTTGCCCATTTTCTACCACCCAAACTTGGGTTTTCGTCTTGCTGCCTGGAGTTGCCTTCATTCGTTGGCTTTTGTTTTTGAATTAGCTAAATATCTTTCAGGTTTGTACTGAAAATTCCGCCGCATCAACTCCCCAATTTACCCAGGAAATTGCCTCTCTTGCTGATTGTATATCAGGCGGAACTCGTAAGGCATAAATGCAGCCAGTGCTGGGGCAAGTCATTTTTAATAAAAATATTGGCTCTACATCAGCATTTTCTATTTTTAAAAGCGTGTATTCCTGCCAAGAATCTAAGGCTGCAGCTTGCAATTCTTGGCAAATTCGCCCGTAACCAATTTCCTGAACTAATACTCGACGAACTTCTGCATTGCGTTCTTCAATAAGCCATTGCGCTTGCCACTGATGTGGCTGTAATTTCCCGTATTTTTCAGGTAATGTCACCCCATGATAGGAGTATAGGCTGAATCCATCAGCATACTGAAGGGCGGCTTCCCCTTCCCTATGAAGGCGATTGTCACTATCAAAAGAGAGTTTGACAGGCCGGTTACAAACAATTGCTATCTTATTATAATAAAAAGTCCAGCCATTATTTTTAACCAGCGACTGAAATAATGACCAGTTTTTTTCATTATAATGGCAATCTAATGCAGTTATACAAAAGTCGAATAAACATCCACTAGCTGTCCAAATTTCGGATTTAACAGACTCAGAAAAAGCTAAATTAACAAAGCTATTTCCGATATCTGGCTCCAAATATCTCTTGAGTTGTGGATAAAAGTTTTCCCACAGTTGTTCCTTGAGTGTTTGTCGTAGCTTGCTTTCTAATTGAGTCAATAATTGATTATCTACTTGACTCAATAATTCGCTTTCCAGTTGGCTCAACAGTTGGCTTTTCAACTGATTGCTCAGAGAACTCCATCGGTTCGGGCAAAATTGGTGATGTTTGCTTTTAAGGGTCTTCAAAGCCTCATAGGGGC is a genomic window containing:
- the fdhD gene encoding formate dehydrogenase accessory sulfurtransferase FdhD translates to MKATPGSKTKTQVWVVENGQVQSRSDRLATEEPLEIRLIVAGMRRTIAITMRTPGNDFELAAGFLYSEGVINSRQDIQRMTHCTDPGVDIENHDNIVNVELAGNVCPDLVSLERHFYTTSACGVCGKTSLEALRLQRSPVITEGPAVSTEIFYSLPEKLRNAQRVFATTGGLHAAALFDAEGRLLALREDVGRHNALDKLIGWAVLGDYLPLSSNIVMVSGRTSFEILQKCLVASVPIVCAVSAPSSLAVALAQEFGITLIGFLRGERFNVYSGIERILAKVTVSAEL
- a CDS encoding DUF6745 domain-containing protein → MKSQLLSQLESELLSQVDNQLLTQLESKLRQTLKEQLWENFYPQLKRYLEPDIGNSFVNLAFSESVKSEIWTASGCLFDFCITALDCHYNEKNWSLFQSLVKNNGWTFYYNKIAIVCNRPVKLSFDSDNRLHREGEAALQYADGFSLYSYHGVTLPEKYGKLQPHQWQAQWLIEERNAEVRRVLVQEIGYGRICQELQAAALDSWQEYTLLKIENADVEPIFLLKMTCPSTGCIYALRVPPDIQSAREAISWVNWGVDAAEFSVQT